In Lutra lutra chromosome 6, mLutLut1.2, whole genome shotgun sequence, the following are encoded in one genomic region:
- the LOC125102872 gene encoding trace amine-associated receptor 5-like has protein sequence MSAVLIQGAEELSITFCYQVNGSCPRTIHPLDIRLAIYLACALGMVITVLGNLFVVFAVSYFKVLHSPTNFLLLSLALADMFLGLLVMPLSIVRSVESCWYFGDFLCHLHTYLDTLFCLTSIFHLCFISIDRHCAICEPLIYPSKFTVRVAVRYILAGWGIPAVYTAFFLYTDVVENALSQWLEEMPCVGSCQLLFNKFWGWLNFPMFFFPCLIMISLYVKIFVVATRQAQQINTLSKNLAGASKRERKAAKTLGIAVGIFLLCWLPFTIDTLVDSLLNFITPPLIFDIIIWFEYFNSACNPIIYVFSYRWFRKALKLCLSWEIFSSRTRTIDLYQE, from the coding sequence atgaGCGCTGTCCTCATCCAAGGTGCTGAAGAACTCTCCATAACATTCTGCTACCAGGTGAACGGGTCTTGCCCCAGGACAATCCATCCTCTGGACATTCGGTTGGCCATCTACCTGGCTTGTGCATTAGGCATGGTGATTACGGTCCTAGGAAATTTGTTTGTGGTGTTTGCTGTGTCCTACTTCAAAGTGCTTCACTCTCCCACCAACTTCTTACTGCTTTCCCTGGCCCTGGCTGACATGTTTCTGGGTCTACTAGTGATGCCCCTCAGCATCGTTCGCTCAGTAGAGAGCTGCTGGTACTTTGGAGACTTCCTCTGCCACCTGCATACCTACTTGGACACCCTCTTCTGCCTCACCTCCATCTTCCATCTCTGTTTCATTTCCATAGACCGCCACTGTGCCATCTGTGAGCCCCTGATCTATCCCTCCAAGTTCACGGTCAGGGTGGCCGTCAGGTACATCCTGGCAGGGTGGGGGATCCCAGCAGTTTACACTGCCTTCTTCCTCTACACAGATGTGGTAGAGAATGCACTCAGTCAGTGGCTGGAAGAGATGCCTTGTGTTGGCAGTTGCCAACTGCTATTCAATAAGTTTTGGGGCTGGCTAAACTTTCCTATGTTCTTTTTCCCCTGCCTCATCATGATCAGCTTGTATGTGAAGATTTTTGTGGTTGCCACAAGGCAGGCCCAACAGATCAACACCTTGAGCAAAAACCTGGCTGGGGCTTCCAAACGTGAAAGAAAAGCTGCCAAGACTCTGGGCATCGCTGTGGGGATATTCCTCTTGTGTTGGCTTCCCTTCACCATTGACACGCTGGTTGACAGCCTTCTTAACTTCATCACACCACCACTGATCTTTGACATTATTATTTGGTTTGAATACTTCAACTCAGCCTGCAACCCTATCATCTATGTTTTTTCCTACAGATGGTTCAGAAAGGCACTGAAACTCTGCCTGAGTTGGGAGATCTTCTCATCTCGGACACGCACTATTGATTTGTACCAAGAATGA